One window from the genome of Thermaerobacter marianensis DSM 12885 encodes:
- a CDS encoding aldehyde dehydrogenase family protein, with protein sequence MMRGGAADAAAAAFPEWSETGPGEHRRLLLKAADLLEERAAPSSRP encoded by the coding sequence TGATGCGGGGGGGGGCCGCCGACGCTGCCGCGGCCGCCTTCCCCGAGTGGTCGGAGACGGGCCCCGGCGAGCACCGGCGATTGCTGCTCAAGGCAGCGGACCTACTGGAGGAGCGGGCAGCCCCTTCGTCGAGGCCATGA